The Reinekea forsetii genome contains the following window.
GCCGGCGAGGTCATGAATCGGGGCGGCATTACCATTCGCCTGGTGAACCTATCGCAGGTCTTTATCGGTCATGTCCGCGGTGGCCTGGCCCACGTCAATATAATGTCCAGCATGTTGTTTGCAGGCATGTCGGGCTCAGCCGTGGCCGACACGTCCGCGCTCGGCTCGATGCTGATCCCGGCGATGGAAAAAAATGGCTATAGCCGCCGTTTTGCGGCCGCCATTACTGCGGCCAGCTCGGTGATTGGCCCGATTATCCCGCCTTCGGGCATTATGATTATCTACGCTTACACCATGGAGGTGTCGGTCGCGGCGCTTTTCGCCGCGGGCGTCATACCCGGGCTATTAATCGGCTTAGGCCTGATGGCGGTAACCGCTCTGCTGGCGAAAAAACATAACTTCCCCGTTGCGCGTGAAAAAGCCAGTTGGCAAGAAAAGGGTGCGGCGACCAAGGCCGCCTTCTTGCCCTTGCTGACGCCCATTATCATTCTGGGTGGCATTCTATTTGGGGTTTTCACGCCCACCGAAGCCTCAGCCATCGCCGTCGGTTATGCCCTTGTGCTCAGTATTTGGGTGATGAAAACGGTCAAACTGTCGGATCTGCCGCAAATATTCACCCGGTCGGCGATGTCCTCGGCCGCGGTCCTACTTATCGTTGGCGCCGCCATTGCCTTTAAAACGGTGGTGAGTTTATCGCACTCTGCCGAAGACCTGGCCAACTGGGTGCTGGCAATCAGCGATAACGCCCTCATTCTGCTCTTTGCCATCAATATACTGCTCTTTGTTGTCGGTATGTTTCTCGACGCCGGGCCAGCTATCATTATATTGGGTCCCATTTTGGCACCGATTTTTATCCAGCTGGGCATCGATCCAGTTCACTTTGCAATCATTATGAGTGTCAACCTGACGGTGGGCCTGGCGACACCGCCCATGGGCTTAGTGTTGTTCGTCGCATCGAGTGTTTCCGGTGAACGGGTTGAGTCGATCGCCAAGGCCATCTTGCCGTTTCTGGCCGTTGAATTTCTGATGATATTTTTAATTACTTACTTTCCCGCTATTTCTATGACCATTCCGAGATTTCTTGGTTTGGCCTAGGTAAAAGGCGCGGTCGAAAGGCCGCTACCGAGCAACACCCTGTAAGAGCAAGGCTCACTACAACAACAACAAAGAGGCAAACTCCATGAATGTAGAGCACAAAATGTTGGCCAAGAAACTCGCCGGTGGCCTGGCGGTTGCGGCACTAACCCTATCGATCGGCATCGCTCATGCGGCCGACTTTAACTTACGGGCCGTCGCAAATTCCAACGAAAACGATGAAGACTATGACGGTCTGGTGGTCTTTAAAGACTTTGTTGAAGCCCATTCCAATGGCAAGATATCGGTTGATCTCTTTATCGGAACCCAACTCTGTGCCAATGGCACCGAATGTCTGCAAGCCTTAGAGGACGGTTCGGTTGATATCTATATTTCCACCTCCGGTGGCGCAGCGAACATGTTCCCCTATGTTCAGGTCCTCGACTTACCCTATCTGTTACGTGACGACCGCATCGCCGAAGCCGTTTTAAGTGGCGACTTTGTGCGCGAAATGCGCGCCGATATCCTGGCCGACTCTGACGACAGCATTCGCCTGATGACCATTGGCAATACCGGTGGCTGGCGCAACTTTGCCAACACCAAACGCCAAGTGCAGCAGCCAAGCGATCTAAAAGGCTTGAAGATACGCACCGTGGTTGCCGATTTGCCGCAAGAATTGGTTAGGGCCATGGGCGCCAGCCCAACGCCGATCCCTTGGCCAGAACTGTACACCTCGTTTCAAACGGGTGTAGTGGAAGGGTCGAAAAATGGCATTACCGATATCATGGGTATGAAGTTCACTGAGGCGGGTCTGAAATATGTCACCCTCGATGGCCACGCCTATATGGCAGCTCTGTGGTATATGAATAACGAGGCCTTCTTGGATATGCCCGAAGACTTACGCCGCGTGATCGTGGACGGTTTTAATGCCTTACAGCAAGCCACCTTTGCCTCACCGAAGCGTAAATCGATTCAGGCCTACCAGGACTTTAATAAGGCTGGCGGCAGTCTGTATGTGCCCACGCCCGCTGAAAAAGAGCAGTTCAAGGCAGCAGCGATGCCGGTTTACAGCTGGTTTGAAAAGAACGTCAAGTCTGGTGGTAAGTACTATGACTTGCTCGTCTCTGAAGCGACTAAGGCCGAGCAGGCGATCGCAGAAAACTATAAGTCGGATTTGCAGTAATAGTACAAACGATGGTGCACAGCAGGTCGGCCCGATAACTGGCCGGCCGGAGCACAGCGCATAACACCGATCAACCAAGTATGCTTTACCCGTGGCGTAGCCTCGGGTTTTTTTTGCGTCTCAGTCGAGCAATTCGATATCCAAACTTTCCAGCAAACAGACGGCCTCGAGCCGGCTGAACTTTGCCTGTTTAATATTGGTGTGGTTCAGGTCGATATAGTAGTTCTCGGCGTTTTCAAACGACACGCCACTGAGGTTGGCGCCATTGAAGAGACTATTGGCGAAATCCGATCCGGAAAAATCACCCTGGCTGAAGTTGCCCTCGCGAAAATCCACATCATGGACCTTACAGTCTTCAATAATAAGATCGGCCAGATGCAAACCATAGAACGATGAGTCGTTGAGCAGCGAATTGTGAAATGAGATTGGAGCCGGCAATGAAAGATTCGGCCAGGCGGCCTTGGTCCAGTCGACGCCGATAATCTTGCTGTCCCTAAAGGCGACGTCCATAAACCGGCTGTAACTCATGTTGACGACACTCAAGTTGCAGCTGACAAATTCACATTCAATAAATTTGCAATTCTTGAAGGTGACGCTATCGAAGCGGCACTCCTTAAAAACGCAGCCATCGAATTCTTTAAAACTGAGCGTCTCATTGGACAGGTCGAGACCGACGAAGGTTAGCGACAGATATTCGCTCGTGCTATCAAGAGGGTTTGGCATAGCAAGACGGTTCGGATGTGAAGTGAAGCCAAAGCTTACCCGACCAACCTGGCCTTTCCAAGCGTCTGCGACGGCCCCACCATGAGATCAATTCGTGCGCAGCGCAACTATTCTGCCAGAGAGGTGAAGATCGATCACCTACCTAGGCCAAGACCGGCTATAATCGCCGGATTGACAACGGGATTGAAGGATAAGTATGAAAGTCTGTGGCGTAGAATTAAAAGGCAGCGAAGCGATTATCAGTTTAGTAGGCTACGACCAGGGCGCCTTTCAAGTGCCCGATTGTCGTCAGCGCTTGTTCACCGTGTCTCAATCTGAGGATACCGACGCGATTCGCCAATTTCAGTTTGCCTTTAAAAAGCTACTGGAGGATTACCATATTGATGAGGTTGTGATCCTGCGACGTGAACAGAAGGGCAAGTTTGCCGGCAGTTCCACCAGCTTTAAGTTAGAAGCGGCCATTCAGCTAATCGGCCTACCGGTTTCGGTGCTGGCCACGGCCCAGGTCAAGGAGCAATTCAAGGCGGCGCCGCCCTCGACCGACTTCGGCGGTTTGGAGCTGAAGAAATTTCAACAACCGGCCTTTAATGCCGCCTATGCTTTTCTCAATATGAAGTTGAATCAACGCTAGTAAAGTAACTGATGGACCACCAGCCCACCGCCGAGCAAGAGCACAAACAGCAATGCGGACAAGATCAGTGGCTTGGCCCCAGCCTGGCGTAGGGCCGCAAAGCGCGTTTGCAGACCCAGCGCCGTCATCGCCAAAATCAACGCGAGCTGCGCGCTAACTTGTAGTGCATGGCGCAGCGCGGCGGGTAAGTCAATCAGGCTGTTTAACGTCACCATGGCGATAAAGCCAAAGACAAACCAGGGCCAGGGTATCGCCGCCGACGGTCCATT
Protein-coding sequences here:
- a CDS encoding TRAP transporter large permease yields the protein MLTLFLPLFLLVLLLGLPVFFATLFAPGLMLLLSDMGRDVPMLFRNIYNGIDSFPLMAIPFFMLAGEVMNRGGITIRLVNLSQVFIGHVRGGLAHVNIMSSMLFAGMSGSAVADTSALGSMLIPAMEKNGYSRRFAAAITAASSVIGPIIPPSGIMIIYAYTMEVSVAALFAAGVIPGLLIGLGLMAVTALLAKKHNFPVAREKASWQEKGAATKAAFLPLLTPIIILGGILFGVFTPTEASAIAVGYALVLSIWVMKTVKLSDLPQIFTRSAMSSAAVLLIVGAAIAFKTVVSLSHSAEDLANWVLAISDNALILLFAINILLFVVGMFLDAGPAIIILGPILAPIFIQLGIDPVHFAIIMSVNLTVGLATPPMGLVLFVASSVSGERVESIAKAILPFLAVEFLMIFLITYFPAISMTIPRFLGLA
- a CDS encoding TRAP transporter substrate-binding protein produces the protein MNVEHKMLAKKLAGGLAVAALTLSIGIAHAADFNLRAVANSNENDEDYDGLVVFKDFVEAHSNGKISVDLFIGTQLCANGTECLQALEDGSVDIYISTSGGAANMFPYVQVLDLPYLLRDDRIAEAVLSGDFVREMRADILADSDDSIRLMTIGNTGGWRNFANTKRQVQQPSDLKGLKIRTVVADLPQELVRAMGASPTPIPWPELYTSFQTGVVEGSKNGITDIMGMKFTEAGLKYVTLDGHAYMAALWYMNNEAFLDMPEDLRRVIVDGFNALQQATFASPKRKSIQAYQDFNKAGGSLYVPTPAEKEQFKAAAMPVYSWFEKNVKSGGKYYDLLVSEATKAEQAIAENYKSDLQ
- a CDS encoding pentapeptide repeat-containing protein gives rise to the protein MPNPLDSTSEYLSLTFVGLDLSNETLSFKEFDGCVFKECRFDSVTFKNCKFIECEFVSCNLSVVNMSYSRFMDVAFRDSKIIGVDWTKAAWPNLSLPAPISFHNSLLNDSSFYGLHLADLIIEDCKVHDVDFREGNFSQGDFSGSDFANSLFNGANLSGVSFENAENYYIDLNHTNIKQAKFSRLEAVCLLESLDIELLD
- a CDS encoding DUF3010 family protein — translated: MKVCGVELKGSEAIISLVGYDQGAFQVPDCRQRLFTVSQSEDTDAIRQFQFAFKKLLEDYHIDEVVILRREQKGKFAGSSTSFKLEAAIQLIGLPVSVLATAQVKEQFKAAPPSTDFGGLELKKFQQPAFNAAYAFLNMKLNQR